The following proteins are encoded in a genomic region of Acipenser ruthenus chromosome 4, fAciRut3.2 maternal haplotype, whole genome shotgun sequence:
- the LOC117399832 gene encoding ralA-binding protein 1-like, whose product MTECFLPPTSSPSEHRRVEHPGAMARTPSSEEISPIKFPGLYRTGEPSPPHDGLHQPADVASDEEKDHSKKKGKFKKKEKRTEGYAAFQEDSSGDEAESPSKMKRSKGIHVFKKPSFSKKKEKDFKVKEKPKEEKHKEEKHKEEKHKEEKHKEKKSKDLTAADVVKQWKEKKKKKKPSAEPEAVPQEAPCLRPVFGVPLAEAVDRTILYDGVRLPAIFRECIDYIENCGTKCEGIYRVSGMKSKVDELKAAYDREESPCLDDYDPHAVASLLKQYLRELPENLLGRDLTVHFEEACGRPSDAEKVQEFQRLLADMPPCNHLMLAWLLVHMDHIIAKEADTKMNIQNISIVLSPTIQISNRVLYVFFTHIKELFGDVKLKPAVKPLRWSNMATMPALPKTQESVKEEIRRQEFLLNCLHRDLQAGIKDLSKEERLWEVQRILTALKRKLREAKRQECETKIAQEIASLSKEDVSKEEMNENEEEVLNILLSQENEILTEQEELVSMEQFLRRQIASEKEEIERLRAEIAEIQSRQQQHGRSETEEYSSDSESESEDEEELQLILEDLQKQNQELEIKNTHLNQAIHEEREAIIELRVQLRLLQTEKVKQEQQQGQENGGEELGKRTASITSVQLQKDPVGTETKAGKEPLKISPSKDRRETPI is encoded by the exons ATGACCGAGTGCTTCCTGCCCCCCACCAGCAGCCCCAGCGAGCACCGGCGGGTTGAGCACCCTGGGGCAATGGCCCGCACCCCCAGCTCCGAGGAGATTAGCCCCATCAAGTTCCCGGGGTTGTACCGAACCGGCGAGCCCTCCCCACCTCATGATGGGCTGCACCAGCCGGCGGACGTGGCCTCCGACGAGGAGAAGGACCACAGCAAGAAGAAGGGGAAGTtcaagaagaaggagaagagga CCGAGGGCTACGCAGCTTTCCAGGAAGACAGCTCGGGGGATGAAGCGGAAAGCCCCTCCAAGATGAAGCGTTCCAAGGGAATCCATGTGTTCAAGAAGCCCAGCTTCTccaagaagaaggagaaggactTCAAGGTGAAGGAGAAGCCTAAAGAGGAGAAGCACAAAGAGGAGAAGCACAAGGAAGAGAAGCACAAAGAGGAAAAACACAAGGAGAAGAAATCTAAGGACCTAACTGCCGCTGACGTGGTCAAGCAGTggaaagagaagaagaagaagaagaagcccAGTGCTGAACCGGAGGCGGTCCCGCAGGAAGCCCCCTGTCTGCGGCCAGTCTTTGGAGTCCCCCTGGCAGAGGCTGTGGATCGGACAATCTTGTATGATGGGGTCCGCCTGCCTGCCATCTTCCGAGAGTGCATTGACTATATCGAGAACTGTGGTACGAAGTGTGAAGGCATTTATCGAGTATCAG GAATGAAGTCTAAGGTGGACGAGCTGAAAGCTGCCTATGACCGGGAGGAGTCCCCTTGTCTTGATGATTATGATCCCCATGCGGTGGCCAGCCTGCTGAAGCAGTACCTGCGAGAGCTGCCAGAGAACCTGCTGGGCCGGGACTTGACAGTCCACTTTGAGGAGGCCTGCGGTCGCCCCTCTGACGCTGAAAAGGTGCAGGAGTTCCAGCGACTCCTGGCTGACATGCCTCCCTGCAACCACCTGATGCTGGCCTGGCTCTTGGTCCACATGGACCATATCATTGCCAAGGAGGCCGACACCAAGATGAACATCCAAAACATCTCCATTGTCCTGAGCCCCACTATCCAG ATCAGCAACCGGGTGCTATATGTGTTCTTTACCCACATCAAGGAGCTCTTTGGGGATGTGAAGCTGAAGCCGGCAGTGAAACCCCTTCGTTGGTCCAACATGGCCACCATGCCTGCCCTGCCAAAGACACAGGAGAGTGTCAAGGAGGAGATACGCAGGCAG GAGTTTCTTCTGAACTGCCTACATCGAGACCTGCAGGCAGGAATTAAAGACCTATCGAAGGAGGAGAGGCTGTGGGAGGTCCAGCGCATACTGACAGCACTAAAACGGAAGTTGAGAGAGGCTAAAAGACAG gAGTGTGAAACTAAGATTGCCCAGGAGATTGCCAGTCTTTCCAAGGAAGATGTCTCTAAGGaagaaatgaatgaaaatgaagAGGAGGTCCTCAATATCCTGTTGTCCCAG GAGAATGAGATCCTCACAGAGCAGGAGGAGCTGGTGTCCATGGAGCAGTTCCTGAGGAGACAGATCGCTTCTGAGAAAGAAGAAATTGAGCGTCTCCGAGCTGAAATTGCTGAAATTCAAAG CCGTCAGCAGCAGCATGGGCGCAGCGAGACAGAGGAGTACTCCTCAGACAGCGAGAGTGAGAGTGAGGATGAGGAGGAGCTGCAGCTCATTCTGGAGGACCTGCAGAAACAGAACCAGGAGCTGGAG ATTAAAAACACCCACCTCAACCAGGCGATCCACGAGGAGCGAGAGGCGATCATTGAGCTTCGGGTGCAGTTGCGGCTGTTGCAGACCGAGAAAGtgaagcaggagcagcagcaagGCCAGGAGAACGGGGGGGAGGAGCTAGGGAAGCGCACTGCCAGCATCACCAGTGTCCAGCTACAGAAGGACCCCGTGGGAACTGAGACCAAGGCTGGCAAGGAGCCTCTTAAAATATCTCCCAGCAAGGACCGCAGAGAGACTCCCATCTGA